In one window of Myxocyprinus asiaticus isolate MX2 ecotype Aquarium Trade chromosome 43, UBuf_Myxa_2, whole genome shotgun sequence DNA:
- the LOC127433684 gene encoding tyrosine-protein phosphatase non-receptor type 11-like, producing the protein MTSRRWFHPNITGVEAENLLLTRGVDGSFLARPSKSNPGDFTLSVRRNGAVTHIKIQNTGDYYDLYGGEKFATLAELVQYYMEHHGQLKEKNGDVIELKYPLNCADPTSERWFHGHLSGREAEKLLTEKGKNGSFLVRESQSHPGDFVLSVRTGDDKTDSSDSKPKVTHVMIRCQHDLKFDVGGGEKFDSLTDLVEHYKKNPMVETLGTVLQLKQPLNTTRINAAEIESRVRELSKLAEATDKVKQGFWEEFETLQQQECKLLYSRKEGQRPENKNKNRYKNILPFDHTRVVLDDGDANEPGSDYINANLIMPEIETKSNNSKLKRSYIATQGCLQNTISDFWRMVFQENSRVIVMTTKEVERGKSKCVKYWPDVSALKEYGAMRVRNVKETLAHDYILRELKLSKVGQGNTERTVWQYHFRAWPDHGVPSDPGGVLDFLEEVKMKQESITGAGPIVVHCSAGIGRTGTFIVIDILIDIIREKGVDCDIDVPKTIQMVRSQRSGMVQTEAQYRFIYMAVQHYIETLQRRIEEEQKSKIKGREYTNIKYSLSDLTGGDQSPLPPCTPVPTPTCADMRDDSSRVYENVGLMQQQKSHR; encoded by the exons ATGACATCCCGGAG GTGGTTCCATCCCAACATTACCGGAGTGGAGGCTGAGAACCTTCTACTCACTCGTGGTGTAGACGGCAGTTTTCTGGCCCGTCCCAGCAAAAGCAACCCTGGAGACTTCACGCTCTCTGTTAG GCGAAATGGCGCCGTCACCCACATTAAGATCCAGAACACGGGAGACTATTATGACTTGTACGGGGGAGAGAAGTTTGCCACGCTAGCTGAGCTGGTGCAGTATTACATGGAACACCACGGACAACTGAAAGAGAAAAATGGAGACGTCATTGAGCTCAAGTATCCACTCAACTGTGCCGATCCCACTTCGGAGAG gtGGTTTCATGGTCACCTGTCTGGTcgtgaagctgaaaagctgttGACTGAGAAGGGCAAGAACGGAAGTTTCCTGGTGAGAGAAAGTCAGAGTCACCCGGGAGATTTTGTGCTGTCCGTACGGACCGGCGACGACAAGACGGACAGCAGCGACAGCAAACCTAAAGTCACCCACGTCATGATACGCTGCCAG CATGATTTGAAGTTTGATGTTGGTGGTGGAGAGAAATTCGACTCCCTCACAGATCTGGTGGAACATTACAAGAAAAATCCCATGGTGGAAACGCTTGGAACAGTCCTGCAGCTCAAACAG CCTCTGAACACTACCCGCATCAACGCCGCAGAGATCGAGAGTCGGGTGCGAGAGCTCAGCAAGCTGGCAGAGGCCACTGATAAGGTCAAACAAGGCTTTTGGGAGGAGTTTGAG ACGCTTCAACAGCAGGAGTGTAAACTGCTCTACAGTCGCAAAGAGGGACAGCGGCCAGAAAACAAGAACAAGAATCGATATAAGAACATTCTTCCCT TCGACCACACGCGAGTCGTACTGGACGACGGCGATGCAAATGAGCCAGGGTCCGACTACATCAACGCCAACCTCATCATG CCTGAAATTGAGACCAAGAGCAACAATTCAAAGTTGAAGCGGAGCTACATCGCCACACAGGGCTGCCTTCAGAACACCATCAGTGACTTCTGGAGAATGGTGTTCCAGGAGAACTCCCGAgtcatcgtcatgacaacaaaggaAGTGGAACGGGGAAAG agtaaatgtgtaaaatattgGCCTGACGTGTCCGCGCTGAAAGAGTACGGAGCCATGCGTGTACGGAACGTTAAGGAGACTTTGGCACATGATTACATTCTACGAGAGCTGAAGCTATCAAAAGTTGGACAG GGAAATACTGAGCGTACAGTGTGGCAGTATCATTTCCGTGCCTGGCCTGATCACGGTGTGCCCAGTGACCCTGGCGGCGTGCTGGACTTCCTGGAAGAAGTCAAAATGAAGCAGGAGAGCATAACAGGGGCTGGACCCATCGTGGTGCACTGCAG TGCTGGGATTGGACGAACAGGAACGTTTATCGTGATCGACATCTTAATAGATATCATCAGAGAAAAGG gagttGACTGTGACATTGACGTGCCCAAAACTATTCAGATGGTTCGATCTCAGCGTTCAGGAATGGTACAGACAGAAGCGCAGTATAGATTCATCTATATGGCCGTGCAACATTATATTGAGACTCTACAGCGCCGTATAGAGGAGGAACAG AAAAGTAAAATTAAAGGACGTGAGTACACCAACATCAAATATTCTCTCTCTGACCTCACTGGAGGAGACCAGAGCCCTCTGCCGCCCTGCACACCTGTGCCAACGCCAACCTGTGCCGA TATGCGTGATGACAGCTCTCGAGTGTATGAGAATGTGGGACTAATGCAGCAGCAGAAGAGTCACAGATGA